The Desmonostoc muscorum LEGE 12446 genome includes a region encoding these proteins:
- a CDS encoding ABC transporter substrate-binding protein: protein MQRISAALTLSIITLASGFLLGACEDGNGSNPTASGLKIGSLLPTTGDLASIGQQMAASVPLLVQTVNACGGVNGQPVTLVAVDDQTDPKAGAAGMTKLASVDKVAGVVGSFASSVSTAAVSIAAQNQVMLISPGSTSPVFTEKAQKGDFKGFWARTVPPDSYQGPALAQLATKKGFKRVSTVVINNDYGVGFEKAFVQAFEKLGGTIVNKKNPVRYDPKATTFESEATAAFAGKPDAVLGVFYVETGSLLLKSAYQQGLSKGVQVMLTDGMKSDEFPGQVGKGSDGKYIASGTIGTVPGSDGKALDALKKLWQEKKNSSPGEFAPQAWDAAALLVLAAQAAKQNTGPGIAKHIREVAGGPGTEVTDVCEGLKLLKEGKDINYQGASGNVDVDANGDVIGVYDVWTVGDDGKIKVIDKVTPK from the coding sequence ATGCAAAGAATTAGTGCAGCCTTAACCTTGAGTATAATTACCCTAGCAAGTGGGTTTCTGTTAGGGGCTTGTGAAGATGGTAATGGAAGTAACCCTACAGCTAGTGGACTGAAAATTGGTTCCCTGCTGCCAACAACAGGCGATTTAGCATCTATTGGACAGCAGATGGCTGCTAGTGTTCCCTTGCTAGTGCAAACCGTCAACGCTTGCGGTGGTGTAAATGGCCAACCTGTTACCCTTGTTGCTGTAGACGACCAAACAGACCCGAAAGCTGGTGCTGCCGGTATGACTAAACTAGCATCAGTAGATAAGGTTGCAGGCGTCGTTGGCTCTTTTGCTAGCAGTGTTTCCACAGCCGCCGTTTCAATTGCTGCTCAAAATCAAGTGATGTTAATTTCACCAGGTAGCACCAGCCCTGTATTTACTGAAAAGGCACAAAAAGGCGACTTCAAAGGTTTTTGGGCACGTACAGTTCCCCCTGATAGCTACCAAGGCCCAGCTTTAGCCCAACTCGCCACTAAAAAAGGTTTCAAGCGAGTATCCACCGTCGTAATTAATAACGACTATGGTGTGGGTTTTGAAAAAGCATTTGTTCAAGCTTTTGAAAAATTGGGGGGAACCATAGTCAATAAAAAGAATCCTGTCCGCTACGACCCCAAAGCAACTACCTTTGAAAGTGAAGCCACTGCTGCTTTTGCTGGCAAGCCAGATGCAGTCCTTGGAGTTTTTTATGTAGAAACAGGTAGCCTGTTGCTCAAGTCAGCATATCAGCAAGGTCTAAGTAAAGGCGTGCAGGTAATGCTGACAGATGGTATGAAATCAGACGAATTTCCTGGTCAAGTTGGCAAAGGTAGTGACGGTAAATACATTGCATCTGGAACCATCGGCACAGTCCCTGGTTCTGATGGTAAAGCATTAGACGCTTTAAAAAAGCTTTGGCAAGAGAAAAAAAATAGTTCACCAGGGGAATTCGCTCCCCAAGCTTGGGATGCTGCTGCTTTATTAGTATTGGCGGCGCAAGCTGCTAAACAAAATACAGGCCCTGGGATAGCCAAGCACATCCGTGAAGTTGCTGGCGGCCCTGGTACAGAAGTTACCGATGTCTGCGAGGGACTGAAGTTGCTCAAAGAAGGTAAAGATATTAACTACCAAGGAGCCAGCGGTAATGTAGATGTTGATGCTAACGGTGATGTCATCGGTGTTTACGATGTCTGGACTGTAGGAGACGATGGCAAAATCAAGGTAATTGATAAAGTTACCCCTAAGTAG
- the crtB gene encoding 15-cis-phytoene synthase CrtB, translating to MLQLPESKARMKTLVSVDESYELCRHLIAKYSTTFYLSTLLLSKEKRPAIWAIYAWCRRLDELVDGPASAITTPETLDLWEQQLESIFAGRPLDNFDVALVDTVQRFPMDIEPFRDMIAGQRMDLYRSRYETFEELYLYCYRVAGTVGLMSTAVMGLDTSKNTAPWNRQQQSHNPTEEEIALGIAKQLTNILRDVGEDARRGRIYIPLEDLARFNYTEQDLFAGIVDDRWRSLMRFQIARARQFYRKAEKGISCLAYDGRWPVWAALMHYSGILTVIERNDYNAFTKRAYVPQWQKLRSLPVAWMRSQVL from the coding sequence ATGCTGCAACTGCCTGAATCGAAAGCCCGCATGAAAACGCTGGTCTCTGTGGACGAGTCCTACGAACTTTGTCGTCATCTCATAGCCAAGTATTCCACGACTTTTTACCTCAGTACTTTGCTTCTGAGCAAGGAAAAGCGTCCTGCTATTTGGGCAATCTATGCTTGGTGTCGCCGTTTAGATGAACTGGTGGATGGTCCTGCATCTGCTATTACCACCCCAGAAACCCTAGACCTATGGGAGCAGCAGCTAGAATCGATTTTTGCTGGACGCCCATTGGATAATTTCGACGTAGCTTTGGTAGATACTGTTCAACGCTTCCCGATGGACATTGAGCCTTTTCGGGATATGATAGCTGGTCAACGTATGGACTTATACCGAAGTCGCTATGAAACCTTCGAGGAGTTATATCTCTACTGTTATCGTGTCGCCGGCACTGTAGGCTTGATGTCAACAGCAGTCATGGGATTGGATACTAGCAAAAATACAGCTCCGTGGAATCGTCAACAACAGTCACATAATCCCACCGAAGAAGAAATTGCCTTGGGAATTGCCAAGCAACTCACCAACATCTTGCGGGATGTAGGCGAGGATGCGCGACGTGGGCGAATTTATATTCCTCTAGAAGATTTGGCAAGATTCAACTATACCGAACAAGATTTGTTTGCGGGTATAGTTGACGATCGCTGGCGTTCCTTAATGCGCTTTCAAATTGCTCGGGCACGACAGTTTTATCGCAAGGCAGAAAAAGGAATCTCCTGCCTAGCTTATGATGGTCGTTGGCCTGTGTGGGCGGCTCTGATGCATTACAGTGGGATTTTAACCGTAATTGAACGTAACGATTATAATGCCTTCACGAAACGCGCCTACGTGCCTCAGTGGCAAAAGTTACGTTCTTTGCCCGTGGCCTGGATGCGATCGCAAGTCCTTTGA
- the pds gene encoding 15-cis-phytoene desaturase gives MRVAIAGAGLAGLSCAKYLTDAGHTPIVLESRDVLGGLVAAWKDSDGDWYETGLHAFFGAYPNMLQLLKELGIEDRLQWKEHTLIFNQPDKPGTFSRFDVPDIPSPFNVIASILRNKDMLTWEQKIRFAIGLLPAVVRGQKYVEDMDKYSFLEWLERQGVDERVTSDVFIAACKALTFINPDEVSATILLTALNRFLQERYGSKIAFLDGSPTERLCNPIVDYITERGGEVRLNAPLKEILLNPDNTVKGFLIRGLNGAEDEIITADSYVSAISVDPLKAILPGSWKQMEFFQKLEGLEGVPVINLHLWFDRKLTEIDHLLFSRSPLLSVYADMSNTCREYANPDRSMLELVLAPAKDWIAKSDEEIVAATIAELEKLFPDHFGGDNPAKLLKSHVVKTPRSVYKATPGRQQYRPAQVTPIVNFYLAGSYTMQRYLGSMEGAVLSGKLTAQAISEAFPVAKSSNLQTLTRPPATNAATA, from the coding sequence ATGCGAGTAGCGATCGCGGGTGCTGGTCTAGCAGGGCTTTCCTGCGCGAAATATCTTACAGACGCAGGTCATACTCCCATTGTCTTGGAAAGCCGGGACGTACTGGGTGGCCTTGTTGCGGCTTGGAAAGACTCTGATGGCGACTGGTACGAAACCGGGTTACACGCCTTCTTTGGGGCATACCCGAATATGCTCCAATTGCTCAAGGAGTTGGGCATTGAAGACAGACTCCAGTGGAAAGAGCACACACTGATTTTCAATCAACCAGACAAGCCTGGGACATTCTCACGTTTTGATGTTCCAGACATTCCATCTCCATTCAACGTGATTGCATCGATTCTTCGCAACAAAGACATGTTGACTTGGGAGCAGAAGATTCGATTTGCAATTGGCCTACTTCCAGCAGTGGTTCGGGGTCAAAAGTATGTTGAAGACATGGACAAGTACAGCTTCTTAGAGTGGTTGGAAAGGCAAGGTGTTGATGAGCGAGTAACTAGTGACGTGTTTATCGCTGCATGTAAAGCCCTCACCTTTATCAATCCCGATGAAGTTTCTGCAACGATTCTGTTAACTGCGCTAAACCGCTTTCTGCAAGAACGATACGGTTCTAAGATTGCATTTTTGGACGGTTCTCCCACAGAACGCCTATGCAACCCTATCGTAGATTACATCACAGAACGTGGTGGCGAAGTGCGGTTAAATGCACCGTTGAAAGAAATTTTGCTCAACCCCGATAACACGGTTAAAGGATTCTTGATTCGGGGGTTAAATGGAGCAGAAGATGAAATTATCACAGCTGATTCCTATGTATCAGCCATATCAGTTGACCCCCTGAAAGCGATCTTGCCTGGGTCTTGGAAGCAAATGGAGTTTTTCCAGAAGCTAGAAGGCTTAGAAGGAGTACCAGTGATCAACCTGCATCTGTGGTTTGACCGGAAACTGACAGAAATTGATCACTTGCTATTTTCGCGATCGCCACTCCTGAGCGTTTATGCTGATATGAGCAATACCTGCCGTGAATACGCCAACCCTGACCGCTCGATGCTGGAATTAGTTCTAGCCCCGGCAAAAGATTGGATAGCCAAATCCGATGAGGAGATTGTGGCTGCAACAATTGCCGAGTTAGAAAAACTCTTCCCCGACCACTTTGGGGGAGACAACCCAGCAAAACTGCTGAAATCTCATGTGGTGAAAACGCCGCGTTCAGTTTACAAAGCGACCCCCGGTCGTCAACAGTACCGTCCTGCACAAGTCACGCCAATTGTCAACTTCTATCTCGCCGGAAGTTACACCATGCAACGCTACTTAGGCAGTATGGAAGGTGCCGTACTTTCTGGTAAGCTGACAGCACAGGCGATTTCTGAGGCCTTCCCGGTAGCAAAATCCTCAAACCTGCAAACGCTCACCCGACCGCCTGCAACGAATGCTGCAACTGCCTGA